In Betaproteobacteria bacterium, the following are encoded in one genomic region:
- a CDS encoding TRAP transporter large permease subunit encodes MLPWPWITTASWRIPRCPPYRSLPWPGIFWLKGERPPGSSGFSVLPLATARAEPRRSLSEPALFLPLFTGASGAAILALGGLLLPLLVASGQSQRSALGLVTSAGSLGVLLPPSLPLILYAVVAKVPLRDLFLSAIAPALLLLSLAFLWARWAQGAVPPAAANVREPLGPALKAACWELLLPVVAFAALFGGWATPVEEAAVTAFYAFVVEVYVYRGLSLRTGVPRIAAECGLLVGGILLILGVALGLTNFLADAQVPELLVDWVRDNLESKWVFLLVLNVFLLAVGCFMDIFSAIVVVVPLIVPLGAAFNVDPIHLCIIFLANMELGYLTPPVGMNLYFASSRFGRPLGEVAWASFPYVVVLALGVLAITYVPWISALSRGAF; translated from the coding sequence TTGCTTCCCTGGCCGTGGATCACTACCGCCTCGTGGCGAATCCCGCGTTGCCCGCCATACCGCTCTTTACCTTGGCCGGGTATTTTCTGGCTGAAGGGGGAGCGCCCGCCCGGCTCGTCCGGGTTTTCCGTGCTGCCTTTGGCGACCGCCCGGGCGGAGCCGCGGCGGTCACTGTCTGAGCCTGCGCTTTTTTTACCGCTTTTCACAGGGGCTTCTGGCGCCGCCATTTTGGCCCTAGGCGGGTTGCTGCTGCCCTTGTTGGTGGCCTCTGGCCAATCCCAACGTTCGGCTTTGGGGCTGGTCACAAGTGCTGGCTCCCTGGGCGTGTTGCTGCCTCCAAGTTTGCCGCTCATTCTTTATGCCGTGGTGGCGAAGGTGCCTCTGCGGGATTTGTTTCTATCGGCCATCGCTCCGGCCTTGCTGCTATTGAGTTTGGCGTTTCTTTGGGCGCGCTGGGCTCAAGGCGCAGTGCCGCCCGCCGCCGCGAACGTTAGGGAACCCTTGGGTCCCGCACTCAAAGCGGCGTGCTGGGAATTGCTCCTGCCTGTCGTGGCCTTCGCCGCTCTTTTCGGTGGTTGGGCCACACCAGTGGAAGAGGCGGCCGTGACCGCGTTCTACGCATTCGTGGTGGAGGTGTACGTCTACCGGGGGCTTAGCCTACGGACCGGTGTCCCACGCATAGCCGCCGAGTGTGGCCTGTTGGTGGGCGGCATACTCCTCATCCTTGGGGTGGCGCTAGGGCTCACGAATTTCCTGGCGGATGCTCAGGTGCCAGAATTACTGGTGGATTGGGTACGCGACAATCTGGAATCCAAATGGGTTTTCCTGCTGGTACTCAATGTATTCTTATTGGCCGTGGGCTGTTTCATGGATATCTTCTCGGCCATCGTCGTGGTCGTTCCCCTGATCGTGCCCCTGGGCGCCGCGTTCAATGTTGACCCCATCCACCTCTGTATCATCTTCCTCGCCAACATGGAACTCGGCTACTTGACCCCGCCGGTAGGGATGAATCTGTACTTCGCTTCCTCTCGCTTCGGGCGCCCGCTGGGGGAAGTGGCCTGGGCATCGTTCCCGTACGTGGTTGTACTTGCCCTAGGCGTTCTGGCGATCACTTATGTGCCGTGGATCTCGGCACTTTCTCGCGGTGCGTTCTAG
- a CDS encoding TRAP transporter small permease subunit — MAAARRRSLSQNSRFHGARRIVRPGSPTRSRISRAGKVRRPLLDLSPPRAMQVLRRVENVFLATALGAMVLLPLAEILSRAGLRADIPGSPAILQHLSLVVTMLGATVAAREGRLLVLSNIQPILTGHPKNLARWFASSVTAAMGIVLAYCAWIFINS; from the coding sequence ATGGCGGCGGCTCGCCGAAGAAGCCTATCCCAGAATTCGAGGTTCCATGGTGCCCGCCGAATTGTTCGACCAGGTTCGCCAACTCGTTCGAGAATATCGCGGGCGGGCAAAGTCCGCCGCCCGCTTCTAGACCTTTCTCCCCCGCGCGCCATGCAGGTTTTGCGGCGGGTGGAGAATGTATTCCTCGCCACGGCTCTGGGCGCCATGGTGTTGTTGCCCCTCGCGGAAATACTTTCCCGCGCTGGCTTGCGAGCGGATATCCCCGGAAGCCCGGCCATATTGCAGCACCTCTCTTTGGTGGTGACCATGTTGGGCGCGACTGTCGCGGCTCGCGAAGGACGCTTGCTCGTGTTGTCCAACATCCAGCCTATTCTCACGGGCCACCCTAAAAATCTTGCGCGCTGGTTCGCGAGTTCGGTGACGGCGGCCATGGGGATCGTGCTTGCCTACTGCGCCTGGATTTTTATTAATAGCTAA
- a CDS encoding MFS transporter — MYDFANSGYTTVVITAVFNAYFVASVAGNAAWATLAWTASLSVSYVLIILLGPAIGSYCDRHNAKKKVLMLSTGGCIFSTALLGLVGPGEVALGVGLIVLSNTFFGLGENVIAGFLPELAKGKAFGRISAWGWSLGYVGGLVSLGASLAYITWARGQGHNAAQFVPATMVITAILFCVASLPAFVFLRERPSESGPVARGAQGLGQWTKDASRFPDLSRFLLCIVLYQAGVQAVIALAAIYAQQAMKFDTQDTLLLVLVVNVTASIGAFACGYLQDRIGHKRTLAITLAGWCAMVALAWFATAPGLFWVAANVAGLCLGSSQAAGRALVGYMSPHSRRAEFFGYWGLAVKLASVMGPLTYGLVTWLTNNHHRMAMLATGIFFVLGLLVLARIDIKRGRIAARRAERTLRRAVAT; from the coding sequence ATGTACGACTTCGCCAATTCTGGATACACCACGGTGGTGATCACGGCGGTGTTCAATGCCTATTTCGTGGCCAGTGTCGCGGGTAATGCGGCGTGGGCGACCCTCGCATGGACTGCTTCGCTCTCCGTATCCTACGTGCTCATCATTTTGCTGGGACCGGCTATTGGCTCCTATTGCGACCGCCACAACGCGAAGAAAAAAGTGCTCATGTTAAGCACCGGGGGTTGCATCTTTTCAACGGCCTTGTTGGGATTGGTTGGGCCTGGGGAAGTCGCCCTCGGTGTAGGTTTGATCGTGCTGTCCAATACATTTTTTGGCCTGGGAGAAAACGTCATCGCGGGATTTTTGCCGGAGCTGGCCAAAGGCAAAGCCTTCGGGCGAATTTCGGCCTGGGGTTGGTCACTGGGATACGTGGGCGGGTTGGTGAGCTTGGGTGCCAGCCTTGCGTACATCACCTGGGCACGGGGGCAAGGCCACAATGCGGCTCAGTTCGTCCCCGCGACGATGGTCATCACGGCGATATTGTTCTGCGTGGCCAGTCTCCCGGCCTTTGTGTTCCTGCGCGAGCGCCCGTCGGAATCGGGCCCAGTGGCGCGCGGCGCACAGGGGTTGGGCCAATGGACCAAGGACGCCTCGCGATTTCCCGACCTGTCGCGATTCCTGCTGTGCATCGTGCTCTACCAAGCGGGAGTGCAGGCGGTCATCGCGCTGGCCGCCATCTATGCGCAGCAAGCGATGAAATTCGATACCCAGGACACACTGCTTCTCGTACTCGTGGTGAACGTCACCGCTAGCATCGGAGCTTTTGCCTGCGGCTACCTGCAAGACCGCATCGGTCACAAGCGTACCTTGGCGATCACGCTGGCGGGTTGGTGCGCCATGGTCGCTTTGGCATGGTTCGCCACCGCCCCAGGCTTGTTTTGGGTGGCGGCGAACGTGGCGGGGCTGTGCTTGGGTTCCAGCCAGGCGGCCGGACGCGCACTGGTGGGGTACATGAGTCCCCACAGCCGGCGTGCCGAGTTCTTTGGGTACTGGGGTTTGGCCGTTAAGCTAGCCTCCGTCATGGGGCCGCTGACCTATGGGCTCGTCACCTGGCTGACGAACAACCATCACCGGATGGCCATGTTGGCCACTGGCATATTCTTTGTTCTCGGGCTCTTGGTACTGGCAAGGATCGATATCAAGCGCGGCCGGATCGCGGCCCGGCGCGCGGAACGAACCTTGCGAAGAGCCGTTGCCACCTAA
- a CDS encoding DUF615 domain-containing protein codes for MIHAQQHVPDPADTGVTPPSKTRRKKNMLDLQAMGEELVSLSREQLGKIALPEILLDAVLQAKRITKHEARRRQGQYIGRLMRDVDAGEIRAYLDQIRGKSTALTAYHHRLERWRDTLIADDAALEEFVAEHPGCDIQHLRQLLRNARKERDEAKAPRAFRRLFQVLKEYVSAPALSPDISPGNSGESS; via the coding sequence ATGATACACGCGCAACAACACGTACCGGATCCCGCGGACACGGGCGTTACACCACCAAGCAAGACCCGGCGCAAAAAAAACATGCTGGATCTTCAAGCCATGGGGGAGGAACTGGTGAGTCTTTCCCGGGAACAACTGGGAAAAATCGCGCTGCCGGAGATCTTGCTGGATGCCGTGCTGCAAGCCAAGCGCATCACCAAGCATGAGGCGCGGCGGCGCCAAGGACAATACATCGGGCGCTTGATGCGAGACGTGGACGCCGGGGAAATTCGCGCTTACCTCGACCAGATCCGGGGAAAATCCACCGCGCTGACCGCCTATCATCACCGCCTCGAGCGCTGGCGCGACACGCTCATCGCGGACGATGCGGCATTGGAGGAGTTCGTGGCCGAACACCCCGGGTGCGATATTCAGCACCTGCGGCAATTGCTTCGCAACGCGCGCAAGGAGCGCGATGAAGCCAAGGCACCGCGGGCGTTTCGGCGGTTATTCCAGGTGTTGAAGGAATACGTTTCCGCGCCCGCCCTGTCACCGGATATATCGCCCGGCAATTCAGGCGAGTCATCATGA
- a CDS encoding TRAP transporter large permease subunit, with protein sequence MGSRQTVVRYRTGLDRPMGHARGLCRHRVALAFICAIGLAVFALDLFPRQAMVVLGLCMLGLGAMLGAAVFALLGGVAVLLFWGSELPIASLAVDHYRLVANPALPAIPLFTLAGYFLAEGGAPARLVRVFRAAFGDRPGGAAAVTV encoded by the coding sequence ATGGGAAGCAGGCAAACAGTGGTTCGGTACCGTACCGGCCTGGATCGTCCAATGGGTCATGCCCGCGGGCTTTGCCGCCATCGCGTTGCGCTCGCTTTTATTTGCGCTATTGGGCTCGCGGTGTTCGCCTTGGATCTATTCCCCAGGCAAGCCATGGTGGTCCTGGGTTTGTGCATGCTGGGATTGGGCGCGATGCTGGGGGCCGCGGTGTTCGCGCTATTGGGCGGAGTAGCGGTCCTGCTCTTCTGGGGTAGCGAGCTACCCATTGCTTCCCTGGCCGTGGATCACTACCGCCTCGTGGCGAATCCCGCGTTGCCCGCCATACCGCTCTTTACCTTGGCCGGGTATTTTCTGGCTGAAGGGGGAGCGCCCGCCCGGCTCGTCCGGGTTTTCCGTGCTGCCTTTGGCGACCGCCCGGGCGGAGCCGCGGCGGTCACTGTCTGA
- a CDS encoding molybdopterin adenylyltransferase, whose translation MNDLLKIGLVSVSDRASQGVYKDEGIPSLEAWFRAALSSPWTLASRLIPDEQPLIEAALKELVDVEGCHLVLTTGGTGPAPRDVTPEATLSVADRVMPGFGEQMRQISLQFVATAILSRQVGVIRGKALIINLPGQPKSIRETLEGLKNAEGKPIVQGIFAAVPYCIDLLGGPYIETQEAVVKAFRPKSAIRPKNPKPA comes from the coding sequence ATGAACGATCTACTAAAAATCGGATTGGTATCCGTAAGCGATCGCGCCTCCCAAGGCGTGTACAAGGACGAAGGCATTCCTTCCCTGGAGGCATGGTTTCGCGCGGCCTTGAGTTCCCCCTGGACGCTCGCGTCGCGATTGATTCCCGATGAACAACCGTTGATTGAAGCCGCCCTCAAGGAATTGGTGGATGTGGAAGGTTGCCATCTCGTGCTAACCACCGGTGGAACCGGGCCTGCCCCCAGGGATGTCACGCCCGAGGCTACGCTGTCCGTGGCGGATCGCGTGATGCCAGGTTTCGGCGAACAGATGCGCCAGATTAGCTTGCAGTTCGTGGCCACCGCGATTCTTTCGCGCCAGGTGGGCGTCATTCGCGGCAAGGCCCTCATCATCAATTTACCGGGCCAGCCTAAATCCATTCGGGAGACGCTGGAGGGCCTCAAGAACGCGGAAGGGAAACCTATCGTCCAGGGTATTTTCGCGGCGGTGCCCTACTGCATCGACTTGTTGGGCGGGCCTTACATCGAAACCCAGGAGGCCGTGGTCAAGGCGTTCCGGCCGAAATCAGCGATCCGGCCCAAGAACCCAAAGCCGGCCTAG